GACGCGGTCGGGCGTCGGCGTAGGTGTGGGAGTGGCGGCTCTTTGCGCCTGACGCCCGATTCATTTCGGGATCAGCCCGCGTTGCTGCGTCTGCGCGCTGGTTGATCGCCTTCACCAGGCTCATGATCGCCTTGAGGTCCCTCCTGGGCGGACTTCGCCGCCTCCATCACCACGAGGAAGGCGATCGCCATGATGTCGCCGTCCCCGATGGCGCCTATGTTTGAGTAGGCCCCGGCCCTTATCGTGGTCAGTCGCCCCTTACACCTGCCGGGGTCGTTTTGCAACGAAGCGCAACGTGGATCGTCTGCTCGAGCGCCGCGAGGTCGACTGGCCTGTTCTTTCGCGCCAGCGCCACCCCTGGTCGTGCACCTGTGCGAGCAAGACCTGCGGCGACGCCTTCTTCGCCTGAACCGCTGGGCGGCGCGTCCTCGAGGTCGGGCGGAACCGGGGCGGCGGCAGGGGAGAACGACGCGGCGAGCACGAGAGCGAGAACCCGCTGCCCACTCCCCACCTGCGAGGGCCTCTTCAGCGGGAAGGGTGGGGTGGCGGCGCGTTTACGCATCGCGGGGCCTCCAGTTCCAGTCCATTCTTTCCGATGCCTCTCGGGCTGAAAATCTTTGCCTCGCCTTCGGTCGACGACGTACGAGCGGTCGATCTTCGCGAGGTTCGTCGTGCCCGTTCGGCGCATGACCATCTCCAGCTCGCGCCGCAGGATGTCGCGAGCGCGGCCTCGACGCCCGCTCTCGTGGTTCGGAACGCGGCGTAGGCCCCACACCTGCGGGCCGCTTTGATGCCGACGGCGGTCGCGCCGAGCGCGAGCGCCTTTGAAGATGTCGGTTCCGCGGCGGATGCCGCTGTCGAGGATCACGGGGACGCGCCCTTCACGGCCTATGGGACCTCACGAGGCTGTCGGATCGAGGGGCGGAGGCTCTCCTCGGCGCGGCGCCGCCGTGGTTCGAGACGACGATGCTGCCGACGTCTCCGGCGAGACAGAGCTCGGCATCCCTGCGCGTGACGACGCCCTGGTGAGAAGTTTCCCTCTCCACGCGCCCGGATGCGCGCGGCGACGTAGTCCCGCACGTCGCGTCGCAAAGAACTCATCGACCTTCGAACCGCTTCAGATTCCCTGAACACCGTCCTGCGAAGAGCGCACTGGCGATGTCGAACGGGTCGGCCGCGTGGCAATGACGAGCAGTCGCGCAAAGTCGAAGCGTCGCCCGCGCACGACGGGCACCCTGCGGGCGCTGGATCCCGCCCCGCAGGTCGAGACGGTCGGAACGAGCCGCAGGGCAGCCGGCGGCCTCGGCGCGCTTCGGCGAGGCCCTGCGCGACGGACCACTGATCGGTCGGACAGAGTTGATAACAGACCGGGCCGCCGTGCGCGGCGGCGACGCCTCCGACGCCGGTGGACGAGAGCGTGGAGAGGATCTGCAGGTTCCTCCGCGAGCGAGCGGCGCGCGCCGTCGCGATTTCGGCGTCGCCGTGGAACGCGCGCTTTGGCTGGAAACCGGGCAGAGGACGATGGGCGTTTCCACGTCGTGCCGAGAAAGGGAGAGGGAGTCGTATCGGGGGCGCGGACGCCAGCGAGACGGCGGACGCGCAGCGCGAGGTCCGCGAAGTCCTCGCCGTCCGCCCGGAGCGTCGCGTCGCCGCCGACGCCGGTCGTCATGTAGCCCCAGTGCGCGGGCGGAAGGCTCCTCTTCGCGATGGCCCTCGAGCTCGAAGACGTCCAGCGCCTTCGCGGCGGAGTCGGCGGTCGGCTCGACCCTGCCGGCGAAGACGTTGAGGCTGCCGAGCCCGGCGAGGAGCTGGCCGGCCGCGAGGAAGCGCAGGAAATCGCGGCGGGCGAAGTCGTTCACGAAGACCTCCCGGATGCGGCGGAGCGGCGGCGGACGCAGCCGGGCGATTCCAGTGGCGAAGGGCGCGACTGGGAGCGGGTTGCGGGCCTACTTCATCGGCGGCGTTGTTGGGGTGCCGTTGCGGTTGATGGCCAAGGGATTGACGAGGCACACGCCCATGTTCGTGGCGCCGTGAGCGAGCTCTGTTCTTGAACGTTGCGAGATTCTCGTACTGGCACTGGGGCGCAATGTAGTGTGCGTGTGGCCCGCGTAATCCTTCTGGACCGTCGCAAGCTTGGCCTCGAGCCTATCGACGCGATCCTGGAGTGCGGAGATGAGCATGTAGTTCGCATCTTTCAACTGCGCGTAGGGGACAGCGGGCTTGATGGTCTGCGTCTCCTTGAGACCGTGCGGCTGAAGGCCGCGAACCGACGACGAGCGCCGCGGCAAGAAGGACGGCTCCGCACACTTCGAGAATGACGCGCAGATATTTCATTCATTGCCCCTGCCTGCGCGAACGATACCGCGCGTCTCACCGGAGCCCGGAGCGTTTTCCCTTCGCGCCGGCCTCAGCGCCTCGCGGCTGGGCGACGCAAATGCGCGCTTCCTCCAGGTTCCTACTTCATGTTCTGGATGATGGCGTCCTGGGTCGTCGACATCTTCTTCATCAGGTTCGAGAGCGTCGACATCATCTTGCTCAGGCGGTCCATCGCCATCTGGAGGCGCAACGACCCATCTCGCCCATCTCCGACATGGAGTCGAGGTCGCTCTTGGCCTGCAGGCTCCTCGGAGGCCTCGTAGAGCAGGAGGAACGAGAGAGGGCCCGGGCGCGCCGCCGCCTCGGGTGTGAGCACGACCGGGGCGCGAGCGGCGGCGTGAGCGAGGGCCTCGGGGTCGCCGGGTCCCTTCGCGACCTGGGGCGCGTTCTGGCTCGCCCAGGCCTTCACCGCGGGAGACGCCGCATTCCAGAGTCGGTCGCCGCGGGCCTTTACGTCGGGAGGAAACTGCGGAGTTCTCGGCCGCACTTTGACGAGATTTCCGCGGGACATGGTTCGCGGAGTCGGGGTGCTGTCGGCCGCGAGCGCCGCGGAAGCGCCGAGGCCGAAGAGTGCGAAAAGCACGAGCGCGGCGAGGAAGAGCCGGACGTCGCGGCGGGCGGTCGGGTCGATCGGCACGGCCGAGTCTAGCGGCGCACGCGGGCGATGAGGTCCATCTCGATGGGGCGCCTCCGGGGGAGCCCCGCGACGAAGACGGTCGTGCGGGCGGGGCGGCCGTCGCCCATCCGCTTCGCGTAGACGGCGTTCATCGCGGCGAAATCGTCGCCCTTCGTCATGTAGACAGTCGTCTTGACGACGTCAGCCCAGCCGAGTCCTTCCGCCTTCAGAACGGCCTCGAGGTTGTCGAAGACGCGGTCCACGGCCTGCTCGATCGGCCCCGGCAGGACCGCGCCCGTCTTCGGGTCGCGGGGAATTTGCCCCGCTGCGAAAAGGAAGCCGCCTTCCGCGATCGCCTGCGAGTAGGGACCGGAAGCCTTTGGCGCACCGTCGGTCACGACCGCGCGCAGCGGGGGAGCGGCGGGCTTCGCCGCGGCGTCCGGTTTCGGCGTCGACTGTGAGAGGGCGCTCCCCGCGGCGAAGCACACGGCCAGAGCGAGAAGCGCGGGCGACGTGATTCTCATCGAGTCTCCTTCTATCGTTGCAAGAGCGAGTCGCAATCTATGTCGCGGATCGAGCACGCGCCAGAAGAAAGCCCGGGGGAGCGTTAACGCGCCGGACTACTTCGGCGGCACCGCCCCGCCCGCGGGCCACGTCGTGTCGCCGATGCGGGTGAGCGTCATCTCGAAGAAGCGGACGGGGGTCCTTGCCGGTCGCCGAGGCGGTCGCCGACTTCCCTTGAGCGTCCGTCCTTGATGACGGCCGTGTACCGGGATCGTCATGGGCCCGGCCGGGATTTCCCAGATGTAGCCGTCGGGCGTGGGCTTGATGACGAAGTCGCCGGCGTTGCCCATCGCGTACGAATGAAGCGTGTAGGCGTTCTTCGCGGGGTTGAAGGAGATCGTCCCGAACGCGTTGAACGAGACGCGCCCGTCCGCCTCATAGCCTTTCCCTCGATGACCTTCACGGCGCCGTCGAGGAACGGTCCGATGCGCTCGGTCTGCGTGATCGTGTGCTTCTCGCCCGACGGGAGGATCGTCCACGCGGGCCCCGCCAGACGCCGTCCATGGCCGCGAAGGCCTTCAGGGCGTCCTTCTGGGCGGTGAGGAGGGCCGCGGATCAGGCCGGCCCCTGCGCGAGGGCCGGGGCGGCCAGGCAGAGGGCGAGCATCAGCGGGAGACGGCGAGGTGTTTGCATGAGACGGATTCTCTCTCTCACTCCGGGTAGGGCGCCGTGAGGAGCGCTGCCATCGAGCGCATGCCGCTCCAGGTAGTGGCCCATGCGCAGGTTCTCGTCGTACGCGTGCTGGTTGTTGTCGGCGTTCACGACGGGGACCTGCACGAACGGCGCCTTCAGCGGCCCGACGATCGCGTGCGTCGGGAGCGTGCCGCCCATCATCCGGATGCGCACGAGCGGCGCGGCGGGCCATGCGCCGCCGAGCGCCGCCGCCGCCCAGCGGCCCACCGGTGCGTCGAACGGCTGCCGCGCGGCCTCCTCGGGTGCGGTGCGTCGAATCGCGCGAGCTTCGGCCAGCGCGCGCGCTCCTCGTCCGTGGGGTCCTTCTCGACGAGGTGCCAGCCCTGCGCCTCGACGTGCTTCTTCAGGAGGCCGACGAGGAACGCCGGGTCGGACTCGACGGTCGTGCGCAGATCCAGCTCGGCGACGGCGTCGCGCGGGAGCACGTTCGCCGCCTTCTCGCCGACGCTCGCCGACGCGAGGCCGCGCACGTTGAGGGACGGGTACTGGAGCGACTCCTGGTACGTGACGCCGACCTTTTCCTGCTGCGATATGCCGACCCTCTGTTTCAGCGCGGCCTCGTCGTCGGGCACCTCGGCGAGCGCCTTGCGATCCGCTTCGGTGAGGTTCGTGCGCCCGTAGTACCCGGCGACCGTAACCCGTCCGTCCTCGTCCTTCATCGACGCAAGGAGTTTCGCGAGGCGCAGCGCGGGGTTGGGCACCCAGTTGCCGAAGTGCCCGCTGTGCAGCGGCGCGCGCGGCCCGTAAACGGTGAGCGTGACGGCGACGACGCCGCGGTTTCCGAATGCGAGCGTCGGGCGGTTGGACGCGTGCACCGGCCCGTCGAGGAGGACGACGGCGTCGGCCGAGAGGAGAGCCGCGTTACCCGCGACGGCGGCGGCGATGCCGGGCGAGCCGACCTCCTCCTCGCTGTCGAGGAGAACCTTCACGTGGAAGGCCGGGTCGATCCGTTTCGCGCGCAGGATGTCGAAAACCGCGAGGAACATGACGATCGGCCCCTTGTCGTCGGAGGACGAGCGCGCGAAGACGCGCAGCTCCGGGTCGAAGCCGGGCTTCAGGAGCTCGGCGCGGTCCACCTCGGCCCACTTCCCGTCGGGCCCGCGCCGCTTGACGACGGGCAGCCAAGGGTCCTTCTGCGCCCACTGCGAAGGGACGACAGGCTGGGCGTCGAAGTGGATGTAGAAGAGGACCGTCTTCTGCGCGGGGGCCTTGCCGTACTCGGCGAAGACGAGCGGGCGGCCCTTGTTTTCGATGAGGCGCGTCGTGAACCCGCGTCTCCGGAAGGCGGCCTCGAGCCAGGCTGCATTTCGCTGGATGTCCGCAGGCCGAGCGGGGTCGTTCGGGAGGGCGAGGAACTCGAGGAACTCCGGGAACGTCCCGACGGCGGCACCCGCGATCGAGGCGTCGTCGACGCCTGGCGGGAGGGACAGCGTGCGCCGGGAGCGCGGCGCCGGAGAGGGCGGCGCCGAGGCACAGGGCGAGGGCGGTCGAGCGCATGCGGGGCCTCCGGAAGCACTCTACCGCCGTTGGCGTCCTAGACTGTGCCCGACTGGAGGATCTATGGCACGCCTCTCAGTCCTCGCGCTCTCTTTTTTCCTCGCGCTTCCCTTTCCGCCTCGGACGCTCCGGCGCAGGCTCCCGCCAAAGAAGTCTCCTCTCGGCCGACTCCGGCCGCACCACGGCCGCGGGCGCGACGTTCACGGCGCCGGCGGGCTGGACGATCGTGACGAAGGGCCCGCTCGTGGTGCTGGACCCGCCCGAGGGGGACTCGCACCTCGCGATCGTGGACGCCGAGGCGAAGGACGCCGAGGCCGCGGTCGCCGCGGCGTGGGCCGCCTACAAGCCCGACGTGAAGCGGCCGCTGAGGCTCGCGACGCCGGGCGCCCCGCGCAACGGCTGGGAGGAGCGGAAGAGCTTCGAGTACGAGACCTCGCCGAACGAGCGCGTCGTCGTCGTGGCGGGCGCGTGGCGCGCCGGGAAGGCGTGGGTCGTCTTCATCCTGGACGCGACCGAGCCGACGGCCGAGAAGCGCGGAGCGCCGATCGGCCTCGTCCTGCAGAGCCTCCGCCCCAAGGGCTACTCGCGCGAGAGCTTCGCGGGGAAGAAGGCCCATCCGCTCAACGCGGCGCGGATCGCGACGCTGAAGGCGTTCGTCGAGGACGGCATGAAACAGTACGCGGTGCCGGGCGTCGGGCTGAGCTTTCTCGACGGCGGCAAGGTCGTGTGGGAAGGCGGCCTCGGCGTGAAGGAGCTCGGCAAGCCGGACAAGGTCGACGCGGACACGCTCTTCATCGCGGCGTCGAACACGAAAGCGCTCACGACGCTGCTCCTCGCCGAGCTCGCCGACGAGAAGAAGCTCGGCTGGAACCAGCCCGTCACGGGGTCTATCCCGCGTTCCGGCTCGGCGACGCGGCGACGACGAAGCAGGTGCTCGTGAAGCACCTCGTGTGCGCGTGCACGGGTCTCCCGCGGCAGGACATGGAATGGCTCTTCGAGTACCGGAGCGCGACGCCCGCGTCGGCGCTCGGCCTCCTCGGCACCATGCAGCCGACGAGCAAGTTCGGCGAGGTCTTCCAGTACAGCAACCTGATGGCGGCCGCGGCGGGGTTCATCGGGGATCGCTGTCGTACCCCGGGCGCGAGCTGGGCACCGCGTACGACGAGGCGATGCGGGCGAAGGTCTTCCTGCCCCTCGGCATGACGAACACCACGTTCGACTTCGCGCGCGCCCTCAGGGGAAACGTCGCGCAGCCGCACGGCGACGACCCGGACGGGAAGACCGTGCGGGCCCGGATGGACCTGAACGAGTCCATCGTGCCGGCCCGGCCGGCCGGAGGCGTGTGGACGAGCGCCCGCGACCTCTCGAAGTACGTGGCGATGGAGCTGGCGAAGGGCGCGCTTCCGGCGGCGCAAGCGCCTCGTCTCGGAGGAGAACCTCCTCGCGCGGCGCGCGCCTCAGGTCGCCGTCGGTGAGGACGTCACGTACAGGATGGGCCTCTTCGTGGACAAGAAGTGGGGAATCCCGATCGTGCACCACGGCGGCGACCTCGCCGGGTACCACAGCGACATGATCTGGCTGCCCGAGCACGGCGTCGGCGCCGTCATCCTGACGAACTCGGACGCGGGCGTCTCGCTGCGCGGGCCGCTCCTGAGGCGCCTCGTCGAGGTGCTCTTCGACGGCAAGCCGGAGGCCGAGGAGTCGATCCGCGTCGGGGTCAAGCAGCGGGCGGCGGCCATCGCGAAGGCGCGCGAGCGCCTCGTGATCCCGGCCGACGCCTCCGCGGCGGCGAAGCTCGCGCCGCGCTACGCGAGCAAGGCCCTCGGCGATCTCGCCGTGAAGAAGGGCGCGGCGGCGCCGTCGTCTTCGACGTTGGCGAGTGGCACAGCATCGTCGCGTCGCGCAAGAACGACGACGGGACGATCTCCTTCATCACGATCGACCCGACGATCGAGGGCTTCGAGTTCGTCGTGGCGGACAAGGACGGAAAGCGCTCCCTCGTCCTGCGCGACGCGCAGCACGAGTACGCGTTCGACGAGGCGAAGGGGAACTAGGCGTGGCCCGGGGATCGGCGTGCGCGGCGCTCATCCTGTTCGTCGTGTCGTGCGGGGCGGCCGCCGCGCCGGGGGCCGACGCCCAGGCGCCCGACCCGCTCGCCGCGGAGGCGAAGAAGCGCAACGCCGCGCTCGTCGCCGACGGCTTCAACATGACGCACGGCTGGAGCCTCGAGCGGAAGGGCGTCCGCTTTGAATTCCTGCTGCCGCGGGCCAGCGACGGGCACCGGCTCAGCTTCTGGATGGAGACCCGCGAGGGCGAAGCCTCGGTGACGCTCGTCGGGCCGGACGGTGCGCCGCTCCTCGCGTGGGCCGGGCGCCGGGGCGAGTCCGACGTCACGCGTGTGCTCGCGGCGGGGAAGTACGTCCTCGAGATCGATCCCTCGAAGGCGTCCGGGGGCCGCGCCCTCTTCGGCGTGAAGGGATTCCTCGTCCATCGCTGCGAGATGAACGCCGCGCTCACGTCCGAGCAGCCGGCGGCGCCCGCGCGGGGCTTCCACTGGCCGTACTTCCTTTACGTGCCGAAGGCGCCACGCTCGGGGCACCTCCTCGTGGTCCCGAACAACACGGGTACACCACCGACGACGTGGAGATGATCCGCGCCGCGTCCACGTGCGAGGTGCGCCGGCAAGCGGCGCTCGCCGATGCGCTCGGCGCGCCGCCCCTCGTGCCGCTCTTTCCGCGGCCGCCGATCGGGGGCGACGAAAACCTTTACCTCCACGCGCTCACGCGCGCGGCCCTGCAGACGGAAGCTCCCGCGTTCCGGCGTGTCGACTTGCAGCTCCTTGCCATGGCGGACGACGCGCGGGCGGTTCTCGCGGCCAGGGGAATCACGGTCGACGCGAAGGTCCTCCTGCGCGGTTTCTCGGCGTCGGGTTCGTTCGTGAACCGCTTCGCCGTCCTTCACCCCTCGCGGGTCCTCGCGGTGGCCTGTGGGTCGCCGGGCGGCTGGCCGATCGCGCCCGTCGAGAAGGCCGACGGCAAAACGCTGCCGTACCCCGTCGGCGTGGCCGACGTCCGCGCGCTCGTGGGAAGGCCCGTCGACGAGCGCGCGTTGAAGGCCGTCGCGTGGCTCTTCTTGCTCGGCGACAAGGACGCGAACGACGCGGTGATCTACCGCGACAGCTTCTCGAAGGCCGACGAGGAGCTCGTCTTCCGTCTCTTCGGCCCGACGCCGGTCTCCCGCTGGAAGGGGGCCGAGGGCCTCTACCAGAAGGCGGGCCTCGACGCGCGCTTCGTCCTCTACCCGGGCGTCGGGCACGAAGTGACGCCGGAGATGGACGCGGACGTCGCGAAGTTCTTCGAGGAGAGACTGGCCGCCGCGCGTTCCACGGCACGCTGACACCGAAATGCGGACGACCGGCCCGGGGGGGGGGCCGGTTCGTGGCGTTTCAAATGGTGGAGGCGGGGGGAGTCGAACCCCCGTCCGAAGCGCCCGAACGTCGAGATTCTCCACGCTCAGTCCGGACTTGTTTTTTTAACCTCCGCGTCTTCAGGTCCGGACGACCGGGCGCGGCAGCGATCCTGAGCTTCTCGGGCCATCTCTTCAGGCGGCGGAGATGATCCCCAGTCCGGATTTCGCGTCAAACGCCGAGGCGCCCCGGACAGGCTCCCCGGCGCCCGTCACGGCTAATTAAGCCGCGAGAGCGTAATCGCTGTTGGCGATTGAATTTGACCGTCGTTTTTACGAGCGAACGGCCGTGCTCGGCGTGCTCCTCGATCGCTGAATGCCCCGTCGAAACCGGGACGCCCCCAACCGTGATCGGTGAGGATAACAGGTCGGCACCCGGGCGAAAAGACCCGGGAGTCGCCATAATTCGCGGGTGACGCGCGCGACGGCCCGGTTCCTCGTTCTTCTCGCCGCCGCGGGATTCTCGTTCCTGTCCGGCGCCCGCTCCGTCGAGGCCCAGGACGCGTCCCTCGCGGGACGGCAAGCCGCCCGCGTCGATCCGCGCCGAAGAGCGCGACGGGCGGACGTTCCTTCTCGTCAACGACGCCGTTGCCGCCCTCGACGGGACGATCGCGTGGGACGAACGCACGCGCTCGTACGAGGTGAAGGTCAAGGGCCGGACGGCCGTCTTCGGCGCCGAGTCGCCGATCGCCGTCGTGGACACGAAGGTCGTGAACCTCGCGTCGCCCGTGCGCGCGTCGAGCCTCGGCGCGTGGGCCGAGCCGGAGTTCTTCGTCAGGGTTCTCGGTCCGCTCACGGGCCAGGCGCTCGCGTGGGACAAGGGGACGCGCACGCTCTCGGCGAAGAAGTCGGATTTCGTCGGAAGTCGGCGTGGGAGCCCTCCGTCGCGGAGCTCGGCGACGTCACGAAGATCGTGCCCGATTCTCGCAGTCGCCGTCGTACGCGGTGGAGGCGACGCCGGAACAGGTCGTCCTGCACTTTCCGGGCACGCGCCTCACCGCGCCGTCGCCCGAGCGCGTCCTCGATTCGCCGCGCGTCGTGCGAGCTCCTCGTGCGCGGCGGCGAGGTGACGATCGTCTTTCGCGAAAGGGCCTCGCCGCGAACGTCTATGCGCTCAGGACGCCGCCCCGCCTCGTCGTGGACGTCGCCCGCAAGGCCGGAGCCGCGCCCTCCGCCGCGCCCGCCGCGCCGGTCCCGGCGCCCGCCGCCGCGAACGAACGAAGACGATCGTCGTCGACCCGGCCACGGCGGAACCGAGGAAGGGGCGAAGGGGCCGGGCGGCTCGCTTCGAGAAGACGCGACGCTCGCGCTCGCGAGGACGGTCGTCGAGACGCTCCAGCGCCGCGGGTACCGCGTCCTCATGACCGGACGACGGATGCGACCGTGGGGCTCGACGACCGGGCCGCCGCCGCGAACGCCGCGAAGGCGGACGTCTTCCTCTCCATCCACTGCAACGCGTCGCGCGCGGCCTCCGCGCACGGCACGGAGGTCTACTACCTGTCGCTCGACGCGTCCGACCGCGCGGCGGCCGCGCTCGCCGAGAGCGAGAACCGCGCCGCGCCCGGGGCGGCCAGCGCGAGAAGAACGCCGCGGTGCGCGACCTCGACCTCATCCTCTGGGACTCGCGCAGAACCAGCACCTCGGCGCGTCCGCGCGCCTCGCCGAGATCGTGCAGGCCGACTTCAACCGCCTGCTCGGGATCACGACGCGCGGCGTGAAGCAGGCGCCGTTCCGCGTCCTCATCGGCGTGAACGCGCCCGCGGTGCTCGTCGAGGTGTCGTTCATCACGGACCCCGACGAGGAGAAGAAGATCAATTCCGAGGAGTTCCGCCGGCAGGGTCGCGGACACGCTCGCGGGCAGCCTCGAGACGTACTTCCGGTCCGCCGACGGCGCCGCGCCCGTGCCGTACGCGCCGAAGAACGGCAAGAGCTGAGTCCCGTGGCCCGCCGCTTCGCGCTCGCGCTCGTCGCGATCCTCGCCCTGCTCCTCGGTGCGTTCGTCGTGATGCGGAGCGTCAGGAGCCCGAAGGCCGGCGCGCCGCCCGCTCCCGCGCCTCGCCCGACGGCCGTCGTGCCGCCGACGCCGATCCCCGCGCGCAACGTGACGCTGTTCTTCGAGTCGAAGGAGGGCGACGGCATGCTGCACCCCGAGGCGCGCGACGTGCCCGTGGCCGCGGACGACGTCGCGTTCCTGCGGGCGGTGGCGTCCGGCGTCGTCGAGGGGCCCCGCAGCGCCGACCTCGTCAAGCCGTTTCCCGAGGGCTGGACGCTGCGCGGTGCGTACCTCCTGCGCGACGGCGTGGCCGTCCTCGACGTCGCGCCGCCCGCTCTCGTGAAATGGCAGGCCGGCGCGCACGAGGAGGACGCCGCCGTGCAGGCGCTCGCCGTCACGGTCCGGCAAGAACATGGCGGGCGTGACGCGCGTCGTCTTCCTCGTGGCGGGGGAGCCCGCCGAGACGCTCGCGCCAGGACGTGGACCTCGCGCACCCGATCGCGCCGGACTTACGCGCGCGCCGCCCGGGAACGCCGCCCGGCGCAGACCGCCGCCGGCGGCGACACGGACGCCGGCTCCGACGCCCACGGCGACGTCGACGCCGGCGCCGCGACCCCGAAGCCGGCGGGGCCGCCCGCGAAGCCGAAGGGGAAACGACGTGAGCGACGAACGGAGCCATCGGCCTCTTCGACTCGGGTTTGGGCGGGCTGACCGTCCTCGGGCGATCGCCCGCCGGCTCCCGCACTGGCGCGGCTCCTCTATCTGGGCGACACGGCGCGCCTTCCGTACAGGACGAAATCCGCCGGGACCGTCCCGCCGCTACGCCCGCCGCGCGGTCGGGGCTCCCTCCTCGACCACGGCGTGAAGGCCCGTCGTCATCGCCTGCGGAACGGCCTCGGCGCTCGCGCGCTCGACGCGATCGTCGAGAGCTGACGCCGGTGCCCGTGATCGGCGTCGTGCCGGCCGGCGCCGTCGCCGCCGTCGCCGCCGAGCGCGGGCGCGCTGGCGGCGGCAGGAGAACCGCGCGGGCCGATCGCCGTCCTCGCGGCCGAGGCGACCGTGGCGTCCGAGCATTGACTGAACGGTTCACGCGCTGGATCCCAGCGCGAAGTGCTCACACGGCGTGCCCGCTCTTCGTGCCGCTCGCCGAGGAGGGCTAGACCGGGAACGAGGTCACCCGCGCGGGCGCGCGCCCGGTACCTCCCAGGCCGTGGGCTCATCAGGCGCGCGCATCGTCGTATCTCGGCTCACGCGCCACCCGCCACTCGCGGGGACGATCGCAGCGGCGCTCCCGCCGGAACGGAACTCGTCGACTCGGCGCACGCGGCGGCGGACGCGCTCGAAGCGGCGCTCCGCCGACCGCCCGCCGCGAGAGAACGAGCCCGGCGAGACGCGCATTCTCGTCACGGACGCGTCGGATCGGCTCCGCCGCGTCGCGGGCCACCTCCTCAGCCGGCCCGCGGCGGAACTCACGCTCGTAGGCCTGCCGATGTGAAGGTCCGCGGGCGCCCTGGTCCGCGATAAAGAGGACAATCCCCGCGTGAAGAACCCCAACGCCCTCTCCCGTGCCGGGCGGCCGCGCCCTTTTCGCTGCGTCCCGTCTCGATCGTCGCGACGCGGTGCCCCACGCGGAGGGCTCGTGCCTCATCACACAGGGCGAGACCCAAGTGCTCGTCACGGCAACCGTCGAGCCGAAGGTGCCGCCCTTCCTCCAGAAGACCGGCCTCGGCTGGATCACCGCCGAATACGGATGCTCCCGCGCGCGACGCACGAGCGGACGGCGCGCGCGGGCCGCTGCTGCCCAGGAAGCAGACGGGCCGCACGCTCGAGATCCAGCGCCTCATCGGGCGCGCGCTTCCTTCAACGTCGCGGATCCCTGCGATCCTCGCGGGACCGGACGATCACCTCGACTGCGACGTCCTCGTGGCCGACGCGGGGACGCGCTGCGCGTCCGTGACAGGCGCGTACGTCGCCCTGATGCTCGCCGCCGGCACGCACGCCCTTCCAAAGCGCGGACGATCCGCCGGGAGCCCGCTGCCCGAGGCCGTGGCGGCCCGATCTCCCTCCGGCGTCACGGCCGGGGCCGAAGGCTTCCCGGACGCGCGCACGTTACTCCTCGACCTCGACTACTCCGAGGACTCGACCGCCGAGGTCGACCAGAACGTCGTCGGGACGTCGTCCGGGACGCTTCGTCTGAGATCCCGGGCACCGCGGAGAAGGAGCCGACCGACGAGGCGATGCTCAGCGAGCTTCTCGCCGCCGCCCGGCCCCGAAAGCCTCTCCGAGCTCTTCCGCGTCAGTGCGCGGCGCTCGAGGGCGCGTGCCGGACGCGTGGCTGCCGGACCTGCCTCAGGCCCGCGCGAGAAGAGATCCGCGCAAAGACTTCGGCGGAAACCGGCCCGGATCTTCAAGAGGCGTAGTGCCCCGGCCCGAGGCTCGAGGAACGTCGCGTCGGGCGGGCCTTCAGGATCGCCCGCGCGTCTTTCAGCGGCACGAGGGGATGCGCGCTCGCGGTCACGACGAGCGGCATCGTCGTCCCCTGAGCGCTCAGGCAAAGAGGGCGCCCCGAGGACGCCGTCCACCGGACTTCTCGGTCACGCCCAGAAGAGCGTCTGCTTTCTTCGACGGAGCCGGTCTGCGCCCCTCGACGGCCCGCGCGACAGGCGCGCCTTCTTGCCAGGCGTCGCCCTCCGAAGCCGTACGCGGCGGCACTTCTGAGGGAGG
The Acidobacteriota bacterium genome window above contains:
- a CDS encoding alpha-hydroxy-acid oxidizing protein yields the protein MILDSGIRRGTDIFKGARARRDRRRHQSGPQVWGLRRVPNHESGRRGRARDILRRELEMVMRRTGTTNLAKIDRSYVVDRRRGKDFQPERHRKEWTGTGGPAMRKRAATPPFPLKRPSQVGSGQRVLALVLAASFSPAAAPVPPDLEDAPPSGSGEEGVAAGLARTGARPGVALARKNRPVDLAALEQTIHVALRCKTTPAGVRGD
- a CDS encoding M20/M25/M40 family metallo-hydrolase, which encodes MDRAELLKPGFDPELRVFARSSSDDKGPIVMFLAVFDILRAKRIDPAFHVKVLLDSEEEVGSPGIAAAVAGNAALLSADAVVLLDGPVHASNRPTLAFGNRGVVAVTLTVYGPRAPLHSGHFGNWVPNPALRLAKLLASMKDEDGRVTVAGYYGRTNLTEADRKALAEVPDDEAALKQRVGISQQEKVGVTYQESLQYPSLNVRGLASASVGEKAANVLPRDAVAELDLRTTVESDPAFLVGLLKKHVEAQGWHLVEKDPTDEERARWPKLARFDAPHPRRPRGSRSTHRWAAGRRRRSAAHGPPRRSCASG
- a CDS encoding N-acetylmuramoyl-L-alanine amidase, which encodes MRSGRRPASSWTSPARPEPRPPPRPPRRSRRPPPRTNEDDRRRPGHGGTEEGAKGPGGSLREDATLALARTVVETLQRRGYRVLMTGRRMRPWGSTTGPPPRTPRRRTSSSPSTATRRARPPRTARRSTTCRSTRPTARRPRSPRARTAPRPGRPAREERRGARPRPHPLGLAQNQHLGASARLAEIVQADFNRLLGITTRGVKQAPFRVLIGVNAPAVLVEVSFITDPDEEKKINSEEFRRQGRGHARGQPRDVLPVRRRRRARAVRAEERQELSPVARRFALALVAILALLLGAFVVMRSVRSPKAGAPPAPAPRPTAVVPPTPIPARNVTLFFESKEGDGMLHPEARDVPVAADDVAFLRAVASGVVEGPRSADLVKPFPEGWTLRGAYLLRDGVAVLDVAPPALVKWQAGAHEEDAAVQALAVTVRQEHGGRDARRLPRGGGARRDARARTWTSRTRSRRTYARAARERRPAQTAAGGDTDAGSDAHGDVDAGAATPKPAGPPAKPKGKRRERRTEPSASSTRVWAG